From one Musa acuminata AAA Group cultivar baxijiao chromosome BXJ2-6, Cavendish_Baxijiao_AAA, whole genome shotgun sequence genomic stretch:
- the LOC103974044 gene encoding uncharacterized protein LOC103974044 isoform X2, with product MESVARPFPNPNLNIRTLPSSSPRGSFTVSRVTFDQWRNRPRLRAGRHRPVAAVANPRSEHDVVVVGAGIIGLAVARQLLLSSDLSVAVVDAAVPCSGATGAGQGYIWMAHKTPGSETWELAARSKQLWEELAESIRDQGKDPAEVLGWKKTGSLLVGRTLEESYMLEERVKLLNQAGLQAEYLPASSLHLEEPALEIGKEGGAALVPDDCQLDASQTVVFIEEGNKQFNSQGRYAEFYNDPALSLLRSSCTQTVEGVQTSKNNLYAKRAVVIAAGAWSGPLMQSLIVQPNLLPNIPVKPRKVFTSSARSFTPGAVEDDDNLSSISMTATLDVKRNLLLGSSRQFVGFSREMDESIVKRIWDRAGEFFPALKSLDNKIDKIRIGHRPYMPDGKPVIGPVPSLPNVFLAAGHEGSGLCLALGTAEMVADMILGNPITIDHTPYSVEGRFC from the exons ATGGAATCCGTCGCCCGCCCGTTCCCAAACCCTAACTTGAACATCCGaaccctcccctcctcctccccccgCGGATCCTTCACAGTGTCCCGCGTCACCTTCGATCAGTGGCGAAATCGCCCCCGCCTTAGAGCCGGGCGGCACCGACCCGTCGCCGCCGTCGCGAATCCAAGGTCCGAGCACGACGTTGTTGTCGTCGGCGCCGGGATCATCGGGCTGGCCGTCGCACGCCAGCTCCTGCTCTCCTCCGACCTCTCTGTCGCCGTGGTCGATGCCGCCGTCCCCTGTTCCGGTGCCACCGGAGCCG GGCAGGGGTACATTTGGATGGCGCACAAGACGCCGGGTAGTGAGACTTGGGAGCTGGCTGCGAGAAGCAAGCAGTTGTGGGAGGAGTTGGCAGAGAGTATACGAGACCAGGGTAAAGACCCAGCAGAAGTACTGGGCTGGAAGAAGACAG GAAGTTTGTTAGTTGGTAGAACTTTGGAGGAGTCATACATGTTGGAAGAAAGGGTCAAGCTCCTAAATCAGGCAGGGTTGCAAGCAGAATACTTGCCTGCATCTTCTTTGCATTTGGAGGAACCAGCATTGGAAATTGGAAAGGAAGGAGGAGCTGCTCTTGTACCAGATGACTGCCAGTTGGATGCCTCTCAGACTGTTGTATTCATTGAAGAG GGTAATAAGCAGTTCAATTCACAAGGCAGATATGCTGAGTTCTATAATGACCCTGCTCTTTCTTTGCTGAG GTCTTCATGCACACAAACGGTTGAAGGTGTTCAAACATCCAAGAACAACTTGTATGCTAAAAGAGCTGTTGTGATTGCTGCAGGTGCCTGGTCTGGGCCCTTAATGCAAAGCCTCATTGTGCAACCAAATCTTTTGCCAAATATACCTGTCAAGCCTAGAAAG GTTTTTACCTCGTCCGCCAGGTCTTTTACTCCAGGAGCAGTTGAGGATGATGATAATTTGTCATCCATATCAATGACAGCCACTTTAGACGTCAAGAGGAATCTTCTACTAG GGAGCAGTCGCCAATTTGTTGGATTCAGTAGAGAAATGGATGAATCTATTGTTAAACGGATATGGGATCGGGCCGGGGAGTTCTTTCCTGCTCTAAAGTCTCTTGATAATAAAATAGACAAGATACGAATAGGACACCGCCCTTATA TGCCTGATGGGAAGCCTGTCATTGGGCCAGTTCCTAGTTTACCAAATGTTTTTCTTGCGGCTGGGCACGAAGGAAGTGGTCTTTGCCTG GCATTGGGCACTGCAGAAATGGTTGCTGATATGATACTAGGGAACCCGATAACAATAGATCATACACCATACAGTGTGGAAGGCAGATTCTGCTGA
- the LOC103974043 gene encoding putative pentatricopeptide repeat-containing protein At5g59200, chloroplastic, protein MLLSTRQLAVPFPPNLSSRSHASKKKSHGANQLIPLLQSCKSIGQIPQLHALVIKAGQDRNPLVLFKMLRLCSKLSSMDYALQVFETILDPDVYHYTALLEGHVALASPRSAIELYFRMVGEQIRPDAVVIAYVLKACASVSALPDGRQVHCQVLKLDLGRERPIKMRLMELYARCALFEDAKLVFGEMPGRDAVAATILVSSLSDHGLLEEARAVFDSVLDKDAVCWTAMIDGYVRNGLANAALDLFREMQRECVRPNEFTVVCILSACSQLGALELGRWVHSYVGKNNVRLNAFVGSALVDMYAKCGSLEEALVVFAEMEEKDVVTYNSMIAGLAMHGRSNEAVKVYEQMVRDGVRPTQLTFVGVLNACSHSGLVDVGFEVFESMAKDYELEPRIEHYGCVVDLLARVGRLEEAYEFAKGMRVEPDHVIWSALLSACKIHGHLSLGKKVAQILIDSEAADSGTFVLLSNVYSSFGKWKEAARIRANMRGKGILKEPGCSSIQVDNEIHEFLLGDIRHPRRKEIYTKLEDLNGVLRQEGFVPANDVVLQDIEEEEKEWALAIHSERLAICFGLIATEPGTTLRIMKNLRVCSDCHSMIKIIAKVTGRRIVVRDRNRFHHFEDGSCSCGDYW, encoded by the coding sequence ATGCTTCTTTCCACGCGACAACTTGCCGTTCCCTTCCCTCCAAATTTGAGTTCAAGAAGCCATGCTTCCAAGAAAAAGAGTCACGGGGCGAACCAGCTCATCCCCCTCCTGCAGAGCTGCAAATCCATCGGCCAAATCCCGCAGCTCCACGCCCTGGTCATCAAGGCCGGCCAGGACCGGAATCCCCTGGTGCTCTTCAAGATGCTTCGTCTTTGCTCCAAGCTCAGTTCCATGGACTACGCCTTGCAAGTCTTCGAGACGATCCTCGATCCGGATGTCTATCACTATACCGCCCTTTTGGAGGGGCACGTCGCACTCGCCTCGCCTCGCAGTGCCATCGAGCTTTACTTCCGAATGGTCGGCGAGCAGATCCGACCTGATGCCGTCGTGATCGCTTATGTTCTGAAAGCCTGTGCGTCGGTGTCGGCTCTTCCCGACGGCAGACAGGTTCACTGTCAGGTTCTTAAGCTGGATCTCGGTCGTGAACGGCCCATTAAGATGAGATTGATGGAGCTGTATGCCAGGTGCGCGCTATTCGAGGACGCGAAACTGGTGTTTGGTGAAATGCCCGGGAGGGATGCTGTTGCTGCAACCATCTTGGTCTCTAGTCTCTCCGATCATGGTTTGCTGGAGGAGGCACGGGCGGTGTTCGATAGCGTCCTAGATAAGGATGCTGTATGCTGGACTGCAATGATCGATGGGTATGTCCGGAATGGGCTGGCGAATGCGGCGTTGGATTTGTTCAGAGAGATGCAGAGGGAGTGCGTCCGACCCAACGAATTCACTGTCGTTTGCATCTTATCGGCTTGTTCTCAGTTGGGAGCACTGGAGCTGGGAAGATGGGTTCATTCGTACGTGGGAAAGAACAATGTTAGGTTGAACGCTTTCGTGGGTTCTGCACTCGTCGACATGTATGCGAAATGTGGAAGCCTGGAGGAAGCACTTGTGGTGTTTGCTGAAATGGAAGAGAAGGATGTAGTGACATACAATTCGATGATTGCTGGCCTAGCAATGCATGGAAGGAGCAACGAAGCAGTAAAGGTTTACGAGCAAATGGTCAGAGACGGTGTGAGACCAACACAGCTAACATTTGTCGGTGTTCTGAATGCTTGCAGCCACAGCGGGCTTGTGGATGTGGGGTTCGAGGTCTTCGAATCTATGGCCAAGGACTATGAGTTAGAACCACGGATCGAACATTATGGCTGTGTGGTGGACCTTCTTGCCCGCGTCGGACGTCTAGAGGAAGCATACGAGTTTGCCAAAGGGATGAGAGTCGAGCCTGATCATGTTATATGGAGTGCTTTGCTCAGTGCTTGTAAGATCCATGGCCACCTCAGCCTAGGCAAAAAGGTAGCTCAGATTCTGATCGATAGTGAAGCTGCTGACTCTGGAACCTTTGTTCTCCTCTCCAACGTCTACTCGTCGTTCGGGAAATGGAAAGAGGCTGCAAGGATCAGGGCGAATATGAGAGGAAAGGGAATACTGAAAGAACCAGGGTGTAGCTCCATTCAAGTAGATAACGAGATCCATGAGTTCCTACTGGGGGACATTCGACACCCTCGGCGGAAAGAGATCTACACGAAGCTAGAGGATTTGAACGGTGTGCTGAGGCAAGAAGGATTTGTCCCAGCCAACGATGTTGTGTTGCAAGAcatagaggaggaagagaaggaatggGCTTTGGCTATCCACAGTGAGAGGCTGGCGATATGCTTCGGGTTGATCGCGACCGAGCCAGGTACGACACTGCGAATTATGAAGAACCTCAGAGTGTGCAGTGACTGCCATTCCATGATTAAGATCATTGCAAAGGTAACAGGGAGGAGGATCGTGGTGAGGGACAGGAACCGGTTCCACCATTTTGAAGATGGATCCTGTTCTTGTGGGGATTACTGGTGA
- the LOC103974044 gene encoding uncharacterized protein LOC103974044 isoform X1: MESVARPFPNPNLNIRTLPSSSPRGSFTVSRVTFDQWRNRPRLRAGRHRPVAAVANPRSEHDVVVVGAGIIGLAVARQLLLSSDLSVAVVDAAVPCSGATGAGQGYIWMAHKTPGSETWELAARSKQLWEELAESIRDQGKDPAEVLGWKKTGSLLVGRTLEESYMLEERVKLLNQAGLQAEYLPASSLHLEEPALEIGKEGGAALVPDDCQLDASQTVVFIEEGNKQFNSQGRYAEFYNDPALSLLRSSCTQTVEGVQTSKNNLYAKRAVVIAAGAWSGPLMQSLIVQPNLLPNIPVKPRKGHLLLLENFNDLQLNHGVMEVGYIDHQVFTSSARSFTPGAVEDDDNLSSISMTATLDVKRNLLLGSSRQFVGFSREMDESIVKRIWDRAGEFFPALKSLDNKIDKIRIGHRPYMPDGKPVIGPVPSLPNVFLAAGHEGSGLCLALGTAEMVADMILGNPITIDHTPYSVEGRFC, translated from the exons ATGGAATCCGTCGCCCGCCCGTTCCCAAACCCTAACTTGAACATCCGaaccctcccctcctcctccccccgCGGATCCTTCACAGTGTCCCGCGTCACCTTCGATCAGTGGCGAAATCGCCCCCGCCTTAGAGCCGGGCGGCACCGACCCGTCGCCGCCGTCGCGAATCCAAGGTCCGAGCACGACGTTGTTGTCGTCGGCGCCGGGATCATCGGGCTGGCCGTCGCACGCCAGCTCCTGCTCTCCTCCGACCTCTCTGTCGCCGTGGTCGATGCCGCCGTCCCCTGTTCCGGTGCCACCGGAGCCG GGCAGGGGTACATTTGGATGGCGCACAAGACGCCGGGTAGTGAGACTTGGGAGCTGGCTGCGAGAAGCAAGCAGTTGTGGGAGGAGTTGGCAGAGAGTATACGAGACCAGGGTAAAGACCCAGCAGAAGTACTGGGCTGGAAGAAGACAG GAAGTTTGTTAGTTGGTAGAACTTTGGAGGAGTCATACATGTTGGAAGAAAGGGTCAAGCTCCTAAATCAGGCAGGGTTGCAAGCAGAATACTTGCCTGCATCTTCTTTGCATTTGGAGGAACCAGCATTGGAAATTGGAAAGGAAGGAGGAGCTGCTCTTGTACCAGATGACTGCCAGTTGGATGCCTCTCAGACTGTTGTATTCATTGAAGAG GGTAATAAGCAGTTCAATTCACAAGGCAGATATGCTGAGTTCTATAATGACCCTGCTCTTTCTTTGCTGAG GTCTTCATGCACACAAACGGTTGAAGGTGTTCAAACATCCAAGAACAACTTGTATGCTAAAAGAGCTGTTGTGATTGCTGCAGGTGCCTGGTCTGGGCCCTTAATGCAAAGCCTCATTGTGCAACCAAATCTTTTGCCAAATATACCTGTCAAGCCTAGAAAG GGCCATCTTCTTTTATTGGAGAATTTCAATGACTTACAACTAAACCATGGTGTGATGGAGGTTGGATATATTGATCATCAGGTTTTTACCTCGTCCGCCAGGTCTTTTACTCCAGGAGCAGTTGAGGATGATGATAATTTGTCATCCATATCAATGACAGCCACTTTAGACGTCAAGAGGAATCTTCTACTAG GGAGCAGTCGCCAATTTGTTGGATTCAGTAGAGAAATGGATGAATCTATTGTTAAACGGATATGGGATCGGGCCGGGGAGTTCTTTCCTGCTCTAAAGTCTCTTGATAATAAAATAGACAAGATACGAATAGGACACCGCCCTTATA TGCCTGATGGGAAGCCTGTCATTGGGCCAGTTCCTAGTTTACCAAATGTTTTTCTTGCGGCTGGGCACGAAGGAAGTGGTCTTTGCCTG GCATTGGGCACTGCAGAAATGGTTGCTGATATGATACTAGGGAACCCGATAACAATAGATCATACACCATACAGTGTGGAAGGCAGATTCTGCTGA